A single Spirochaetota bacterium DNA region contains:
- a CDS encoding STAS domain-containing protein, with amino-acid sequence MKIEGDLDLYSSYNLKEDVKKVYLSAPDDLTIDLSGLNYIDSAGIAFLIDIKKSSMQKGKKCEIQNIPGDILRMFRSLRVDTILQIR; translated from the coding sequence GGGGATCTTGATTTATATTCTTCCTACAATTTGAAAGAAGATGTGAAAAAGGTATATCTATCTGCTCCTGATGATTTAACAATTGATCTTTCAGGGTTAAACTATATTGACTCAGCAGGTATTGCCTTTTTAATTGATATAAAAAAAAGCAGTATGCAAAAGGGAAAAAAGTGTGAAATACAGAATATCCCCGGCGATATTTTAAGGATGTTTCGTTCTCTACGGGTTGATACTATTTTACAGATACGCTGA